The following are from one region of the Mustela lutreola isolate mMusLut2 chromosome 7, mMusLut2.pri, whole genome shotgun sequence genome:
- the NIPA2 gene encoding magnesium transporter NIPA2 isoform X2 yields the protein MKVNKSSLTASRLFFLRDHIKVTLGAGEVANFAAYAFAPATLVTPLGALSVLVSAILSSYFLNERLNLHGKIGCLLSILGSTVMVIHAPKEEEIETLNEMSHKLGDPGFVVFATLVVIVLLILIFVVGPRHGQTNILVYITICSVIGAFSVSCVKGLGIAIKELFAGKPVLRHPLAWILLLSLIVCVSTQINYLNRALDIFNTSIVTPIYYVFFTTSVLTCSAILFKEWQDMPIDDVIGTLSGFFTIIVGIFLLHAFKDVSFSLASLPVSFRKDEKAMNGNLSNMYEVLNNNEENLTCGIEQHSGENISRRNGNLTVF from the exons TGGGAGCCGGTGAGGTGGCTAACTTTGCTGCATATGCCTTTGCACCAGCCACCCTAGTGACTCCATTAGGAGCTCTCAGCGTCCTAGTAAG TGCCATTCTTTCTTCATACTTTCTAAATGAAAGACTTAATCTTCATGGGAAAATTGGATGTTTGCTAAGTATTTTAGGATCTACAGTTATGGTCATTCATGctccaaaagaagaagagattGAGACTTTAAATGAAATGTCTCACAAGCTGGGAGATCCag GTTTTGTGGTCTTTGCAACACTTGTGGTCATTGTGTTATTGATACTAATCTTCGTGGTGGGACCTCGCCATGGACAGACAAACATTCTTGTGTACATAACAATCTGCTCTGTAATTGGAGCATTTTCAGTCTCCTGTGTTAAGGGCCTGGGCATTGCTATCAAAGAGCTGTTTGCTGGAAAACCTGTGCTAAGACATCCCCTGGCCTGGATTCTGCTGCTGAGCCTTATAGTCTGTGTGAGCACACAGATTAATTACCTGAACAGGGCCCTGGATATATTCAACACTTCCATTGTGACTCCAATATATTATGTATTCTTCACAACATCAGTTTTAACTTGTTCAGCTATCCTTTTTAAGGAATGGCAAGATATGCCTATTGATGATGTCATTGGTACTTTGAGTGGCTTCTTTACAATCATTGTGGGAATATTTTTGTTGCATGCCTTTAAAGACGTCAGCTTTAGTCTAGCAAGTCTCCCTGTGTCTTTTCGAAAAGACGAAAAAGCAATGAATGGCAATCTCTCTAACATGTATGAAGTTCttaataataatgaagaaaactTGACCTGTGGAATTGAACAACACAGTGGTGAAAATATCTCCCGAAGAAATGGAAATCTCacagttttttaa
- the NIPA2 gene encoding magnesium transporter NIPA2 isoform X1, with translation MIQGRGKYDFYIGLGLAMSSSIFIGGSFILKKKGLLRLARKGSMRAGQGGHAYLKEWLWWAGLLSMGAGEVANFAAYAFAPATLVTPLGALSVLVSAILSSYFLNERLNLHGKIGCLLSILGSTVMVIHAPKEEEIETLNEMSHKLGDPGFVVFATLVVIVLLILIFVVGPRHGQTNILVYITICSVIGAFSVSCVKGLGIAIKELFAGKPVLRHPLAWILLLSLIVCVSTQINYLNRALDIFNTSIVTPIYYVFFTTSVLTCSAILFKEWQDMPIDDVIGTLSGFFTIIVGIFLLHAFKDVSFSLASLPVSFRKDEKAMNGNLSNMYEVLNNNEENLTCGIEQHSGENISRRNGNLTVF, from the exons ATGATCCAGGGCCGTGGAAAATATGACTTTTACATTGGTCTGGGATTGGCTATGAGCTCCAGCATTTTCATTGGCGGgagtttcattttgaaaaaaaaaggtcttcttCGACTTGCCAGGAAAGGCTCCATGAGAGCAG GTCAAGGTGGCCATGCATATCTTAAAGAATGGTTGTGGTGGGCTGGATTGCTATCAA TGGGAGCCGGTGAGGTGGCTAACTTTGCTGCATATGCCTTTGCACCAGCCACCCTAGTGACTCCATTAGGAGCTCTCAGCGTCCTAGTAAG TGCCATTCTTTCTTCATACTTTCTAAATGAAAGACTTAATCTTCATGGGAAAATTGGATGTTTGCTAAGTATTTTAGGATCTACAGTTATGGTCATTCATGctccaaaagaagaagagattGAGACTTTAAATGAAATGTCTCACAAGCTGGGAGATCCag GTTTTGTGGTCTTTGCAACACTTGTGGTCATTGTGTTATTGATACTAATCTTCGTGGTGGGACCTCGCCATGGACAGACAAACATTCTTGTGTACATAACAATCTGCTCTGTAATTGGAGCATTTTCAGTCTCCTGTGTTAAGGGCCTGGGCATTGCTATCAAAGAGCTGTTTGCTGGAAAACCTGTGCTAAGACATCCCCTGGCCTGGATTCTGCTGCTGAGCCTTATAGTCTGTGTGAGCACACAGATTAATTACCTGAACAGGGCCCTGGATATATTCAACACTTCCATTGTGACTCCAATATATTATGTATTCTTCACAACATCAGTTTTAACTTGTTCAGCTATCCTTTTTAAGGAATGGCAAGATATGCCTATTGATGATGTCATTGGTACTTTGAGTGGCTTCTTTACAATCATTGTGGGAATATTTTTGTTGCATGCCTTTAAAGACGTCAGCTTTAGTCTAGCAAGTCTCCCTGTGTCTTTTCGAAAAGACGAAAAAGCAATGAATGGCAATCTCTCTAACATGTATGAAGTTCttaataataatgaagaaaactTGACCTGTGGAATTGAACAACACAGTGGTGAAAATATCTCCCGAAGAAATGGAAATCTCacagttttttaa